The genomic region tatattattaatattacaaaTAAAGTGATATCAACTTAATCcataaattaacataaaaatctCATCATGTAATAATAAGACATAAGTTAGTACGggtatattaatttattacttttcttgaaaatataatttaaataagccTTTTTTAAAACTTACGTTTAATGTCTatgttttatatatttcaaaactatgcgttaaattattattattcttttatatttttaaatatttataacttTTGTAAGTCTTTTCtaacatttttcaaataatcaaatcattttaaattcatggTGTGCCAAGGTTGTCGTTCCTCTACGCCATTCACAAGCAAAGGCTATCATTGCAGTTTGCAGAGCCGGTGGTCAGCGACAAAATAACGGCTGTTGGCCGGTCCAACTGCCCCCAGGGTAGGGCTGCCCGACAACATTGCCAACCTAAATAGTAATGAGTTTGACTGAAAACGTAGAAGTTTATGTGGGTCAGAAACAAACTTTACTTGCCATAATAATGaatttttatcaatatatAGACCATATTCAAAATCCGACCCTTTTCGGCGTTGGCAATCGGTTTGTTATTTATATCATAGCTTTTGAgcttgttttttttctcttttcaaatttgttaaagtgaaaaaaaaaacaataaatggACTTGTAAATAGAgcattataaattaataaacatttattatatctctatttcaatgaaaaaaagaaaattaattttaaaaaaatcaaaaaagaaaattatgtcatacaaataaacatattaatatatcatcatataaATGTCAAGTTTTGTTAAACTATTTCACCAAAGTTATAGattattacaaataaaaatatacgTAACAATcaaatagcaaaatattactaaaaattttctaaaaaaaaaacacacatgctatatttctttttcctgtttcttttttattatatacgAGAGACAAATGTAAGAATAAACAATTAGATGTAGtcaacaaatatttaaaaaaaataaaattctaacaCCTAAGaatcaataattattttcaaaagagATAAGAAACtcagataaaaatatttaaaagcaTATTTTTATAACCTCAAAgttaagggtttttttttttgaaaagtaaccTACAAGTTAAGTTACCCTAATTTTTATGGACCATAcatttcaagaacaaaaatcAGACATTGATTAATTTGGCCTGAAATGTGAAGACAGAAAGAGTACCCAAAACCCATTATTGTATCGAGTAATGTAATAGTAGCATTTTGTTGATGTCCACATAGAAATATCGCACGTTAAGCACAAGTGAAAAATGGAAGGTTAGTCGGATAAAGGCTTACCGACAGGTCTGTCGAAAACTAAGGAGTCCAGGCCTTTAGGGTCCTACAATCTCTACAATCTCTCTCTAGTCTCCAGTCCCCAGTCTATCGCATTTTTCGTTACTATAAAAGGGCAACCAAAATTCCTTCACCCGCCGCCTCCTTTCCAAATCATGGCTTCCTCTTGCTCACTGTTCCACTCCTCTCTAGCCTCCAAATCCAACTTCCCCTTGATCCATCATCGAAACCACCCCAAATTCAATCGCCCCACTCCTACTGTTGTCTCCTGCACCTCCTCCACATTCGACCCTTCCCCCACCATTAGTTCCTCTAACAATAACTCCCCTTCTCCTCAGAAGAACAGACGCCTTGCCGATGAGAACATCCGTGACGAGGCTCGACGCCACCGCTCCACCGCCAAGAACACCTTCTCCGCCAAGTACGTTCCTTTCAACGTCGGTCCCGACTCCACCGAGTCTTACTCGCTCGACGAGATCGCCTACCGGAGCCGTTCCGGTGGATTGCTCGACGTCCAACACGACATGGAGGCTTTGAAGAAGTTCGACGGCGCGTATTGGAGGGAGTTATTCGATTCGCGCGTGGGGAAAACCACGTGGCCATACGGGTCAGGAGTTTGGTCCAAGAAGGAATGGGTTTTACCCGAGATTGACCCGGACGACATCGTCTCGGCTTTCGAAGGTAACTCCAATCTGTTTTGGGCCGAACGGTTCGGCAAACAGTTTCTTGGGATGAACGATTTGTGGGTTAAACACTGTGGAATCAGCCACACGGGTAGTTTCAAGGATCTGGGAATGACCGTTTTGGTCAGTCAAGTTAACCGTCTACGAAAACTGAAACGACCCGTCGTTGGAGTCGGCTGTGCTTCTACGGGTGACACGTCAGCTGCCTTATCCGCTTACTGCGCTTCCGCTGGGATTCCTTCCATCGTCTTTTTGCCAGCAAATAAAATCTCCATTGCCCAATTAGTCCAACCGATTGCGAACGGCGCTTTTGTTTTGAGTATCGATACTGATTTCGACGGTTGCATGAAGCTAATCCGGGAAGTCACCGCCGAGTTACCGATTTACCTTGCCAATTCATTGAACAGTTTAAGACTCGAAGGGCAAAAAACAGCTGCGATTGAGATTTTACAGCAGTTTGACTGGGAAGTTCCCGATTGGGTTATTGTTCCGGGTGGTAATTTGGGGAACATTTATGCCTTTTACAAAGGGTTTAAAATGTGTCAGGAATTGGGGCTTGTTGATAGGATACCTAGATTGGTTTGTGCCCAAGCAGCCAATGCTAATCCACTTTATTTGTATTATAAATCAGGTTGGAATGAGTTTAAGGCTGTTAGGGCAAATACTACATTTGCCTCAGCTATTCAAATTGGTGACCCCGTTTCTATAGATAGAGCTGTGTATGctttgaaaaattcaaatggGATTGTAGAGGAAGCGACTGAGGAGGAGTTAATGGATGCAATGGCGCAGGCGGATTCTACCGGTATGTTTATTTGCCCACATACTGGTGTCGCATTGACTGCTTTGATTAAGCTTAGGAATAGTGGGGTTATTGGAGCTGGGGATAGGACTGTTGTGGTTAGTACAGCTCATGGGTTGAAGTTTACACAGTCTAAGGTTGATTATCACTCCAAGGAGATTCCAGAAATGGCTTGCCGGTTTGCTAATCCGCCCGTGCAAGTGAAGGCAGATTTTGGTTCTGTTATGGATGTGCTGATGAAGTATTTAGGAGATAAAGCTCCAAAGCACTAGGAGGAGCATTTTGTAAGTTCAGCAGTTTGTATTTCTTGATATTAATGCTTGGTTTTAATTTGGTGTTGccttgtcttttttttttttttttggttaaattttGGTCTAGGTTGCCGTACTTGGTGTAGAAATTATCTGTTAGCCACGTAAATTGTCTGAATTTTTTGAGTCAGAAGCTTAATGATGTCTACCTAGATCAGGATTTGTTACTGTTGCCTCAATAACACTTGTTCAATAAAAGGTTTATTTATGTGGCTTTGGGCAATCAGACTTGTGAGCAAGACGATTGTGCCTCAAGAAAGCATCTTAACTCTGCGTTCACAAAACAAAGTTTGTTCCTATGTGGAGTTATGGGTTGTAAGTGTTTCTTCTGTACATACTTATCATGTAAAGAAACggctaaaataatttttttctaaagtTTGGAATTAGTTGTGTTTGTGGGGTCCTTGCCAGGAAGTTGTAGGTGGTTTTACTGTTCTTTTTTCCACATATGGAGAATGAGTGACCATTCATTATCAATTAACGAAATTACttatctaatatatatatatatatatatatatatatatatatatatatatatatNNNtatatatatatatatatatatatatatatatatatatatatatatatatatatatatttgtatatgtatatgtaaacTGTGGAATTAGTTGTATCCAGGGGGCCTGGGCACTACTGTTGTATTCATTATCATGTTTCATCTAAAGATTCTATATGTTCTTAACTTGCTAATCTAATAATGGTTAGCCTAGCAGAATAGAGGCATATCATTTGGTGATTTGTTTGTTGCATGCAAGGGACTTCAATGGAGAAATTCTTTAGATGTAGATGTAAGTTTCCACAGAATCTATCTTAAAAGGAACCATATACCAAATGATATGCTTTTATGAAATATAGACTTAGCTTGCCAGTCATTTCTAAGCTTGAAATAATGATATAAATAGAGGCCAAATATCTGAAATAGCCTGTTGAAATTGTAAGTCCAGTATTTTGGTAGTAAAAGTGAATTTTGTGGTGCAATGCAGTTGGGTGATACCGTGCAGCATTAATAAGATATTGGTCTAATGGATTCTCCATGATCTGGAGACTTATAATGGTGAAGTCGTTATTGAGTATATGGCTTATTGACAGAAACATTAAACATATCCTTAAAACTCTTAGAACTTTCTCAATTtatttcatgttggtttgttTTCTGTGACCTACGGTGAATCAGCATGTCTTTGGTTGTTATTTGAGTGgaaaacattaatttcaaaGATACCCCGTCTGGAATACAATTGCATCCTTCTTGGAATAGAATACAAAAGGCTAAATTTACACTGAAAGATGAGAGAATGAGCACAGATATGGTCCTACTGGTAAAGATGCACCCATTGTGTTCTTTTAGTTGCTCCTCTATTGACCTTTTAAGCTATGGGTTGAATATTTGAAGTAAAAGGAGCTCTGAAGCTGATTGAGTCctcttatatttataatttatcgAACGAAGAAATGCAGCGGATCATGCTCtatcttgtttttctttttcggtGTGATGTCCACCCTTGTATTAAGATTTAGATGTGGGAAAATCTGAGACGTTATTTGTGGGGTGTTTATCTTTTGCTCAATTCGCATCATTGAAGAGGGAAGCAACACAAGGAGATGGATCATGGATGGATAAATAAGTTCAGCTCGTTTCTCAAGATGAGCTTCTAATGGGAAATTGGGAATCCATTTCAGAGATCCCGATGCCAAGTTAAGACAACACGCAATTGATAATTTAACTGATAGCTGAATGCTTGGAACATGTTCAAAAACTTTGAACATATTATCGAAGAGTATTTGCCTATACAGCTTCTTATGTCCATCAAGCGCGTCCAGAATAATCTGACTGGGCTGGCATTGGTTTGTTAAGAAAGCTAGGAATAGGTGACTTAGCTCAAGCTGTCATTAGATTAATTAATGCAAACATCCCATCATAAGCTGTGCGAGGTGGCATCTTCCACATATTTGCTAATGTGCCGGATTCTTCTTTTTCGGGAATTTAGCAGCTTCACATAGACAAAcgaaagaaataataaaactgAATCAGAACCATTTTTAAAGGACAGCAAGACTTCAGTTTATTGCAAAATAATGGCAAATGTCGATGAGGATTAGCACAAGGGGCATGCTTACTAGCAGGCAGCAGCTTTCACATACCATCTAATCAATAGTGCCCCTTGTATATACTGATGTCGCCAAACAATACCAGAGTGTGAATCACAACACAGGTTTCTTCATAGATCACACTGCCTTACCATGCCAAActgaattgattttgcattttcacataacaaatttcataaattaagtAAGCTGAAACGGCTGAAACCCTACTCCATCATGCAATTGTGCGAGAATCTTATCTGatcttttataaaaacaagaaaaaaaaaaaaacagagcaaCGTCATATTCATTGGATCAGTGATAGCTAAACATGCAGCAACATCCTGTACTGAAACCAAATCCTTAGTGTTTTTAATCTCAACAAGCCATGAACAATCAGGAACAATGATATAATGATATACTCTTGTCATCTGACACACTAGCAAGGCGACCTCCTCCACCAGGTCGAAATGCCACTGCCCAAACCTGGTCTGTGTGATTGCTCATTGTCTGTATAGCTGCTCTCATCTTAAAATCCCATAGTCTTACAGTTTTGTCACTTGAGCCTGTTGCAATAGCCTCTCCATCAGGGCTTACATCCACACTCAACACCCAGCTAGTATGACCTGACATGGCCCCGATTAGAGCTTTCCCCTCAGCATCATAGATATGTACATGACCATCATCAGATGCCGAGTATAGCTTCCGTGAATCAGGTTCAGGAGAAAACACAAGAGACCTAACGGGCATGTAATGGCCTTCAAGGTGATGTAGAAATTTGGCACGAGCTACATCAAAAACAGAAATTGTGCCATCCATTGAGCCACAAGCAAGACGTCTTCCATCAGGACTCCATGCAACAGATAGGACAAACTTCTTGCTGCTGCTTTTATCAGAGGGCTTCGGTCCTTCAGGACGAGGAATTGATAAAGTTGAAATCAACCTCCACGTTGCAGTGTCCCACAGCTTGATTGACGCACTACCCCCACCAGCAACTGCAAGTGTTGTACCCTAATTTTGAGAGTTATTGTAAGAAAGCCAGTCGAAACAAATTCGAAAGAAGCACTTAAAAGACATTCAACATAGCATTTCAATCATAAGTTCTCGTCAAGAAAATTATTCATCATAAGTAGTAGCCTTGACATTCAAAATAAGGTTATTAGCACCACCCGAAAAGATATTTAAGACTAACATAGAAACCACAGGAGCAGGGGTTGAGCCTTGTATATTGAAAGGGTGAATCTTctatatgttatatattttgtcttttttttgaaaggtataTAGACCCCAACAAAAGTTGACTAGCTTCACCCCTGCATAGGAGGTTGTTAAGTGAAGACAGAAAGAGAGATGTTTTACAATAACAAACATAGCAGAGACAAACTCGTACATTTATGCATAGCACACGTGTCTTCGGAGAATTCTATTAACATAAGATCTTCAGAAAAAGTGACAGCTTATCGGTGAGAGCTTATTTTGCCAAGCTTGGCTTCATTTAATGGTTCATTATAATCACTCGAATCACGATATCATTTATTACAAAGGAGTATGAGAAAAAGAGTAATACTATATCTTGCCTACACTGTTCAACTAGGCAACAAGGTAATCCAAACTGAGGCATtggtaaaataattaatatgaaTGTCTTTCATTGAAATAAACACTTCATTCATTTGAATAATAGTACGAAATATCTATATCAGTGGCcttcaaatgtaaaaaattcaaacaatcATCAATCAATTCCCATAGTTATAATAAATGATCCAAAATTTCTTCTGCAAAAAGtccaataaaattattacCTTGGGATCGAATTGCATTTGCCAGACCTCAGAGGGAGGAGCTTCGAGAGTGGCGATGGTGGCGTTGGTGTCGACGTCAAACACCCGAACCAAGCTGTCGAGGGAGGCGGAGGCGGCGATCACGCCAGAAGGATGGGCGGCCACCGAAACGACGCCGAGACAGTGGCCGGTGTTGGTGCGGACGAGCTCGAGCTCGTCGGGCCTCCACAGCTTGACGGTTTCGTCGAGGGACCCAGTTAACAGAAGGGCCGGGCGGGTGTCGGTGGCGGGAACCCACGTGGCAGCCCAAACGGACTCGTCGTGGGCATTATCGACGGATTTTAGGCCCGCCAGTTTCATTGATTTTGCCATCTTGgtaataagaaccctagcaaGTAGATTTACAAGCGAAGTGCAGTGTTCGGtttgaatttttgtttcttaaacCGCTTTTGGAGTTTTTGTGAGATTTTTGGAGGGGATTGAAGTGTTGTTGACTTTGGGCCTTATTGACTCAGATATTCCTGGTCAAGCCAGGCCTTACTGACTTTGGGCCATACATACAAAGTCCATGACAGATCCATTTTTATATACTATCCTATATTTGACGGTAAatattttaccccaaaaaaaagaaataagaaaaagttttCAATGTTTGTcaatgacaagtggcaagTGGAGTTTTCCACAAAAGAGAAATATATTACCAGCAATGTACCAGTTAGGTGAAGTGAAGATGATCATGCTGGCATGAGTTGTGGGCAGTAAGGGCTGATTATTTATTGGATATGAACTACGAagtctttttcttctaattttcataattaataaaaagagaaaagaatggTTGGGGCTGGGGGGAGTGGGGGAGGAGGGAGAGCAGCTGATCTGGGTAAGACATTCcatcaatttcaaattttcaatcatGATATGGCCCATGGCACTGGCTTTAATTATAGAAAAGGagaatataaaattatggGCAAAATGGCAAGTTAAAAGCACACTTTTTCAGCTTGGCCTCGTCCTTTGATTTGAAGCCTTGAATATGAAGGGGGCCAAGACAGACATTTTTCTGAGTTGTTGCTTTTGATCGGGGTGTGGTTAATTAAGCACAACTCTTTTTAATTAACCGCTGCTGCTCCTCTTGTCTATCGTCACTTGATCAATTCCTTCCTGCTCTAAAGAGTCCGGCAGACATTTATGTGTCTATCCCCTTATGCGTATACAGACCGGTAGGACATATCCCATTTCTCCGGCTCCAGTTCcttgtgaaaaataaattccgCAAAGCTGGAAACTTAAATGTACATAAATACTAGTAGTACCTTTTATGGAACAAGTATTCATCACatcaaaaccaagcttttaaAACTGTAAACTGCAAACTCACACAATTTTCCACTAGACTACAAGTGGAAATAAACGAGGCTTCAATAGGTGAACAAAAAACACCATGAGAGCCCATTGTCAATACTCAACAAATTAATCACTTCCTAAACATTTTAGTATGATACCCAACAGAACTTCAAGCTTGTAATAATCTCCAGCTTAGGCTCCAGCTGATGAACACAAAAAAACAGCACAGTCATAGCCAACCGCCATGCATCCACATCATCCCTGGTACCATCCAAGATAGATACTCTTCAAATCATCAGAAACTGAGAAACACCCAAACTAACAAGGAGCTCCATGAAGGTGAACAAAAAATTAACTCACATGAAGCTCCCATTTCCGTAATTCCTATTTATATATCtactaatattattttaattaatactaTATATACCCTAGTATAATATATTCAGTCAACTTTTGATTAATCGTATGTATACGGAGAAACCAAATCAACCAGAAAAATTTGGGAAATGTCTGAACTTGTTGCTGGATCGCAGCTATATCCTTTGCTTCTCTTTCATGGAGtttattttctctaatttcAACCCATCCCTGAATCTGGCAATAAAGGTCTCAGCTTTAGCGTTAACATCAGGACTGGGACAAAACACCGGGACCCCTCCAATTCCAACGCCAACCCCATCATCACCGCCCATCATGCTGGCCGTCTCCACGTCACCCTTGCTTGATGAGACATCAACTTCCTCCAATTCCGGAGAGCTACACCGAGAACTAGGACTGCTCGGTATCTTAACAAAATCCCCAcgaaaaacaaatttgaactccgtcattttaaatggtggcggaggtggtggtggtggtggtgtcGGAATTAACGGTGACTGTCCACCGCTGTTCACGTTCTCGCCGTAATAGCTAGAAGTGTTTGCTTTTGTCGGCAATGGTGGCCTACCGATGGTGGCTGCAGTTCGCCTCCGTGAAGGTTCGGGTGGCGGTGTTTGTGGTGCAGGTGGTGGTTTGGATGGCGGCGGAATCTGACTCTTTTGCTTCAATAGTCTTTTTGTAGAGAAAAAAGCTGGTGGCGGTGCAGGTGGTGGTGTTGGCTGGATCTGAATATTTCGCTTTGATGATCGTTCTGAAAGTGAAAATGCTGGTGGGGGAGGTGGTGGAGGCGGAGGTGCAGGCACTGAATGgatttttttgcttttgctgCCCTTTCTGAAGAGattgtatttttgaaagaccGAGGGTGGTGGTGGCGGGGGTGGAGGTGGAGGAGGTGCTGGTGATGGTGGTCGTATGGTAGTAGAGTAATAAGGTGGTGGCTCACGTGGAGAATGCAAAGGACAATCGTGCTGATGATCATGATCCTTTGTCTTCTGCTTCTTCTTGCTCTTCCTTAACAAAGCAAAAACcatctttatttctttggtTGCATTACTTCTTCTACGTTCCAATTTCCCATACTTGTGCTCCGATCTAAAGCCCATATGCACTGGCGGT from Theobroma cacao cultivar B97-61/B2 chromosome 9, Criollo_cocoa_genome_V2, whole genome shotgun sequence harbors:
- the LOC18588333 gene encoding threonine synthase 1, chloroplastic, which gives rise to MASSCSLFHSSLASKSNFPLIHHRNHPKFNRPTPTVVSCTSSTFDPSPTISSSNNNSPSPQKNRRLADENIRDEARRHRSTAKNTFSAKYVPFNVGPDSTESYSLDEIAYRSRSGGLLDVQHDMEALKKFDGAYWRELFDSRVGKTTWPYGSGVWSKKEWVLPEIDPDDIVSAFEGNSNLFWAERFGKQFLGMNDLWVKHCGISHTGSFKDLGMTVLVSQVNRLRKLKRPVVGVGCASTGDTSAALSAYCASAGIPSIVFLPANKISIAQLVQPIANGAFVLSIDTDFDGCMKLIREVTAELPIYLANSLNSLRLEGQKTAAIEILQQFDWEVPDWVIVPGGNLGNIYAFYKGFKMCQELGLVDRIPRLVCAQAANANPLYLYYKSGWNEFKAVRANTTFASAIQIGDPVSIDRAVYALKNSNGIVEEATEEELMDAMAQADSTGMFICPHTGVALTALIKLRNSGVIGAGDRTVVVSTAHGLKFTQSKVDYHSKEIPEMACRFANPPVQVKADFGSVMDVLMKYLGDKAPKH
- the LOC18588336 gene encoding pollen-specific leucine-rich repeat extensin-like protein 1, with translation MEIAGDPPPIWPQLSNSMPRRRSPSPLFTPPVLIILLPIIALLLLFFAVPPFLSITSQIFRPNGVRKSWDSLNIFLVLFAILCGVFARRNDDDDNNSGSSGNNNVRNDNNNNKNEASSHPVNSQQWFGYPGRKIYDDDPPMNASGTSVRRLKRSSSSYPDLRKESLWETSEHRFRFFDDFEINKYRSSTNYNDQVHELRRTRIEFEESEAKVIPIDTFVLRPSPSSPPSTPPPPPPRPPAARHKPRRIYQAVGQKEKVMIQNDNVEFNNLESAQPVTPPQPPPPPPRRPPSPPVHMGFRSEHKYGKLERRRSNATKEIKMVFALLRKSKKKQKTKDHDHQHDCPLHSPREPPPYYSTTIRPPSPAPPPPPPPPPPPSVFQKYNLFRKGSKSKKIHSVPAPPPPPPPPPAFSLSERSSKRNIQIQPTPPPAPPPAFFSTKRLLKQKSQIPPPSKPPPAPQTPPPEPSRRRTAATIGRPPLPTKANTSSYYGENVNSGGQSPLIPTPPPPPPPPPFKMTEFKFVFRGDFVKIPSSPSSRCSSPELEEVDVSSSKGDVETASMMGGDDGVGVGIGGVPVFCPSPDVNAKAETFIARFRDGLKLEKINSMKEKQRI
- the LOC18588335 gene encoding WD repeat-containing protein VIP3, producing MAKSMKLAGLKSVDNAHDESVWAATWVPATDTRPALLLTGSLDETVKLWRPDELELVRTNTGHCLGVVSVAAHPSGVIAASASLDSLVRVFDVDTNATIATLEAPPSEVWQMQFDPKGTTLAVAGGGSASIKLWDTATWRLISTLSIPRPEGPKPSDKSSSKKFVLSVAWSPDGRRLACGSMDGTISVFDVARAKFLHHLEGHYMPVRSLVFSPEPDSRKLYSASDDGHVHIYDAEGKALIGAMSGHTSWVLSVDVSPDGEAIATGSSDKTVRLWDFKMRAAIQTMSNHTDQVWAVAFRPGGGGRLASVSDDKSISLYHCS